Proteins encoded in a region of the Dreissena polymorpha isolate Duluth1 chromosome 6, UMN_Dpol_1.0, whole genome shotgun sequence genome:
- the LOC127833928 gene encoding heat shock factor-binding protein 1-like produces the protein MADTGKDYISNSADPKNIQDLTSFVQNLLQQMQDKFQNMSDQIITRIDEMGNRIDDLEKNIADLMTQAGVDDRA, from the exons ATGGCAGATACTGGAAAAGACTACATTAGTAACAGTGCTGATCCTAAAAATATTCAGGATCTTACATCGTTT GTGCAGAACTTATTACAGCAAATGCAGGACAAATTCCAGAACATGTCTGACCAGATCATCACAAGAA TTGATGAAATGGGGAACCGCATAGATGACCTTGAAAAGAACATTGCTGATCTGATGACCCAGGCTGGAGTCGACGATAGGGCATAG